A genomic stretch from Ciona intestinalis unplaced genomic scaffold, KH HT000098.2, whole genome shotgun sequence includes:
- the LOC100179341 gene encoding uncharacterized protein LOC100179341 produces the protein MIGGVFLFSVAFLLPCVAYSEKVMPVGHLMPLGHQSPPSVEIDEFTVDNAPDPNTFYEKYVKPGRAAIFRGAVKNTTGYKIWSDEYIRENYGDLEVRLEGKKESVHTTPIGETYLGRDNLRHFVDTYNSSNVYIVSELPAAMFKEVGVLPSIGACGEMAKRFVEIDIWWSAGGSRSIIHKDAFNQINCLYRGTKFWKMYEYKYEKWIHKHWEPENEVGGFSDVNVEQVNLIEHPNIAKIPWSNFTINEGDCLFLPKSYYHQVNSDGPNNLAVSILFGRFDGRESIDVSDCTKDTDYKTLKHLSEFEVMWPWAGTGVMSMGWPDLEEHSRRPLIELSKKLEAVNQNITVVELEEMWGLVDEDDGKLRRGDYVKALSYLDTNGDKEVSLEEIKSATWEQIRTYIKEVYPYEPSNSYDFEYSYISYEKVLGVLELAMKRQAFSRSFWIKVYMKYCQGTHKYGNEVFTGLVNSEDINIVYSNSITKEVIDRALKNWLYYWQPQYADTTIRPGTNVDVMKQEFDEHEVHEDDETTEPSQFDEDERIVDEL, from the exons ATGATTGGCGGTGTCTTTCTGTTTTCTGTGGCATTTTTGTTACCATGTGTGGCATATTCAGAAAAAGTGATGCCTGTTGGTCATTTGATGCCTTTAGGTCATCAAAGCCCACCCAGTGTAGAAATCGATGAATTCACT gtgGATAATGCTCCAGATCCAAATACTTTCTATGAGAAATATGTGAAACCAGGCAGGGCTGCAATTTTTAGAGGTGCAGTTAAGAATACTACTGGTTATAAGATTTGGAGTGATGAATACATCAGAGAAAATTACGGTGACTTGGAAGTCAGATTAGAAGGAAAAAAAGAATcg GTCCATACCACTCCTATTGGGGAAACCTACTTGGGCCGCGACAATCTTCGCCACTTTGTAGACACTTACAATTCATCCAacgtttatattgtttctgaACTACCAGCTGCTATGTTTAAAGAAGTTGGCGTGCTGCCTTCAATTGGTGCTTGTGGTGAAATGGCAAAAAGATTTGTGGAAATTGATATCTGGTGGAGTGCCGGGGGATCAAGAAGCATAATCCataaa GATGCCTTTAATCAAATCAACTGCCTGTACCGAGGAACAAAGTTTTGGAAAATGTATGAGTATAAGTATGAAAAGTGGATCCATAAGCATTGGGAACCAGAAAATGAAGTTGGAGG GTTTTCAGATGTAAATGTTGAGCAAGTTAATCTAATTGAACATCCAAATATTGCCAAAATTCCATGGTCCAACTTCACAATTAATGAAGGGGATTGCTTGTTTCTTCCAAAAA GTTACTATCATCAAGTAAACTCTGATGGCCCAAACAACTTGGCTGTTTCCATACTCTTCGGAAGATTTGATGGAAGAGAGAGTATTGATGTATCCGACTGCACGAAAGACACAG ATTACAAAACTCTGAAGCATTTAAGCGAATTTGAAGTTATGTGGCCTTGGGCAGGTACTGGTGTTATGTCAATGGGGTGGCCAGACCTTGAAGAACATAGCAG ACGGCCTTTAATTGAGTTGTCCAAAAAACTTGAAGCAGTTAATCAAAACATTACGGTGGTTGAACTTGAAGAAATGTGGGGGTTAGTTGATGAGGATGATGGCAAGTTAAGAAGGGGAGATTATGTAAAG GCTCTTAGTTATCTGGATACCAATGGTGACAAAGAAGTAAGCTTGGAGGAAATTAAATCAGCAACTTGGGAACAGATCCGTACTTACATCAAGGAA GTCTATCCATATGAACCATCAAACTCTTATGATTTCGAGTATTCCTACATATCATATGAAAAGGTGCTTGGTGTGCTGGAATTGGCAATGAAAAGACAAGCATTTTCACGATCATTTTGGATAAAAGTGTATATGAAATATTGTCAAGGAACACATAAATATGGAaatgag GTTTTTACTGGTCTGGTAAACTCTGAAGAcatcaacattgtatatagcAATTCTATTACCAAAGAAGTCATTGATAGAGCGCTTAAAAATTGGTTGTACTACTGGCAGCCTCAGTATGCAGACACGACCATTCGTCCTGGAACAAACGTGGATGTGATGAAGCAGGAGTTTGATGAACACGAAGTCCATGAAGATGATGAAACAACTGAACCTTCACAGTTTGACGAAGATGAAAGAATTGTTGATGAGCTTTAA
- the LOC100187235 gene encoding uncharacterized protein LOC100187235: MLLHVVLYLALVSNYGNAEDPVGHLKPLGEQTLPTVPIDEFTVDNAPNPYDFYENYVKPSKAAIFRGAMLDTSGFKLWTDEYIKENYGTMEVRVEGKKEKNSMIPVGEKYLGRDTISHFVDNYHLPNTSMYMVSELPEVMFKEVGVLPSLGACGEMGRRFVEIDIWWNGGGGRSVIHKDAFNQINCLYRGTKNWKLYEYKYEKWIHKHWEPENEIGGYSEVDVDAVDLHRHPNIVKIPWSNFSIHAGDCLFLPKSYYHQVLSKGEQNLAVSILFSRLDGIEHIDVSDCTDQTDYQTPKPLSDLDVMWKWQGTGMMSMGRSDMESSYRPSLLHAAEEFEGGVTAEAIAEIWGSEGEDDGKIRSGSYDRAIAAIDTNGDGKLTPDEITSATWAQLREFGSEVEPHEPSNSYLFEYSLISYDSVVEILQVAIKRKEVLTRQLWVKLYTRMLKGTAEFANQIFNGLVDSEEINEVKTATITEDVIKRALKEWLAYWVPQYSPTDVRPDTGYKIGFEYGDEEPEPEPEEEYDDEEEEQHVKEEL, translated from the exons ATGTTGCTGCATGTTGTACTTTATCTGGCTTTAGTCAGTAACTATGGCAACGCAGAAGATCCTGTTGGACATTTGAAGCCGTTAGGAGAACAAACCTTGCCTACTGTTCCTATTGATGAATTTACA GTTGACAATGCTCCAAATCCATACGACTTTTATGAGAACTATGTAAAGCCAAGTAAAGCTGCAATATTCCGAGGTGCCATGTTGGATACCTCAGGGTTTAAATTATGGACAGATGAATATATCAAGGAGAATTATGGAACTATGGAGGTTCGTGTGGAAGGAAAGAAAGAAAAG aacAGCATGATTCCTGTTGGCGAGAAATACTTGGGAAGAGATACAATCTCACACTTTGTAGACAACTATCACCTCCCTAATACAAGCATGTACATGGTGTCTGAACTACCAGAAGTTATGTTTAAAGAAGTGGGGGTGCTTCCTTCACTTGGTGCATGTGGTGAGATGGGAAGAAGATTTGTGGAGATTGATATTTGGTGGAATGGTGGTGGTGGAAGAAGTGTTATTCATaag gATGCCTTTAATCAAATCAACTGTTTGTACCGTGGAACAAAGAACTGGAAATTGTACGAATATAAGTATGAAAAATGGATCCATAAGCACTGGGAACCAGAAAATGAAATTGGAGG ATATTCAGAAGTTGATGTTGATGCAGTTGATCTTCACAGACATCCAAATATTGTGAAGATTCCATGGTCCAACTTCAGCATTCATGCTGGAGACTGCTTGTTCCTTCCAAAAA GTTACTACCATCAAGTGCTTTCCAAAGGAGAACAAAATCTTGCTGTGTCGATATTGTTCAGCAGACTTGATGGAATTGAACATATTGATGTGTCGGACTGCACAGACCAAACAG attaCCAAACTCCAAAACCATTGAGtgatttggatgttatgtggaAATGGCAGGGTACAGGAATGATGTCAATGGGAAGAAGTGACATGGAAAGTTCATACAG ACCATCGCTTCTTCATGCAGCAGAGGAATTTGAGGGTGGCGTCACTGCTGAGGCGATTGCTGAAATATGGGGCTCAGAAGGCGAAGATGACGGGAAGATTCGCAGCGGGAGTTATGATCGG GCAATTGCTGCCATTGATACAAATGGTGATGGAAAGTTAACTCCAGATGAAATTACTTCTGCAACTTGGGCACAACTGCGTGAATTTGGAAGTGAA gTTGAGCCTCATGAACCTTCAAATTCTTACCTGTTTGAATATTCCTTGATAAGTTATGACTCGGTAGTTGAAATTTTGCAAGTGGCAATAAAAAGGAAAGAAGTTTTAACCCGTCAACTTTGGGTGAAGTTGTACACACGTATGCTAAAAGGAACAGCGGAATTTGCAAACCAG ATATTTAATGGACTGGTGGATTCAGAGGAAATAAATGAAGTGAAAACCGCTACTATCACTGAGGATGTGATAAAGAGAGCATTGAAGGAGTGGCTTGCATACTGGGTACCACAATATTCCCCTACTGATGTTAGACCAGACACGGGCTACAAGATTGGATTTGAATATGGAGATGAGGAGCCAGAACCTGAACCTGAAGAAGAGTATGATGATGAAGAAGAAGAGCAACATGTTAAGGAGGAGTTGTAA